Below is a window of Desmonostoc muscorum LEGE 12446 DNA.
GAACTATCAGCACTAATCAAAGTTTTAATTTTACGTTTGTGTAACCAATTAATCGTTATAAATATACCCAGCCATGCACAAAACACAGGAATACTATAAATAACAAAATACCGAGTTTGTGAGGCTTGTAAATAAAGTTCTAATTGATTGTGAAATTCAGATGGTAAATTTGAAATTTCATTTCCATTTGCAGTACTTGAGACTAAAAATAAAATAGTTGCTAAAATACCTGAAGTGAATGAACCTACATACAAGTAGCAGAAAATAATCAACAAAACTCCTAAAAAATAACGCCACCAATCATTTTGACCTCTTGTGGCAGCATCGAGAAAACTTTGGTTCATACAGTGTTCCTATTAATTATAAAATTGTCGCATAATAAGGTTTTGGAATTTTTCAACTAATCGTACTAAACTATAACCCAATACCGTTCAGTTAAAGTTTATTGGCAAAGAAAACTGGTCTTTCAGACGCAATGAATCGCGTCTCTACATGAATACTTTTAGGCTTAACTGAACTGTATTGAACTATAACCTATATTCTTTTGAGAAAATGAAGATCTGTATTGTTGGTGCAGGTGCGATCGGGGGATATTTAGGAGCAAAGTTGGCACTGGCTGGTGAAACAGTGACGTTGATTGCTCGTGGTTCTCATTTGGAAGCAATTAAAAAAGATGGGCTAAAACTAGTCATGGCGGACGGTTCTAGCCAAGTTGCTCATCCGGCTTTGGCAACTAGCGATATTCAGGAAGCAGGGGCACAAGATGTAGTAATTTTAACTGTTAAGGCTCACAGTGTCCCAGCGATCGCCCCCTCCCTCTCTGCACTCTACAATCCGCATACGACGGTGATTACAGCCCAAAATGGTATTCCTTGGTGGTACTTTCGTCATCATGGCGGCGAGTATGAAGGTACACGCATTCAATCTGTTGATCCGGAGGGAATCGTTGAAGCTGGTATCGGTGTTGACCGCGCCATTGGTTGTGTTGTTTACCCGGCAACTGAGATAATTGAACCAGGTGTCATTAAGCATATTGAAGGCGATCGCTTTACTCTTGGTGAAATCGATGGCAGTAAAAGCGATCGCATCCAATTATTAGCCCAAACTCTTAAACAAGCAGGATTTAAAGCACCAATCCGCAATCAAATTCGCACGGAAATTTGGATCAAGTTGTGGGGAAATGTGGCGTTTAATCCCATCAGCGCCCTCACTGGTGCGACTTTAGAGGATATTTGCCGCTATCCCCTCACCCGCGAACTAGCACGGCAAATGATGACAGAAGCCCAGGCGATCGCCGAAAATTTAGGTATAAAATTTGGCATTACCTTAGAACAGCGAATTAATGGGGCTGAAAATGTTGGTGCCCACAAAACCTCAATGCTGCAAGATATTGAAGCCGGACGCCCCACGGAAATAGATGCGATTGTCGGCGCGGTGGCAGAATTGGGAAAACTCACTCAAATTCCCACACCCCACATTGATGCTATCTACGCCAGCGTTAAGCTGTTGGAAGCAACCAAACAAAGAAGTCTATTTGATGAAAGGTAAAAGGTCAAACTCTTGACGAATTTCTAACAGTGAACGGTCTAACATTGGTTGAAAGTTAAGAAACGGGAAGAAAGTTTTATGGTTACGAGTTGTCAACCACATTGAAATCAACTCTGGCATTAATCGCAGTAATTCAAAAAAGATGGAACTGTATAACCGAATCACACTAGAACGCTTGATCAAGTCTTCATACATCACATTTACAGATGGATTCTGACGCTCACGCAACCAATCTCTAAATTTGAAGTCACTCGTCCAAAATGTCAGCGGCAAAAGCTTAAGTTCGTCGTACATATTTGTGTGACAGCCATAAATTACATGACTAGCATCATGAGCAAGCAAAATTTTGGCAAAATCCTCTGGTTGAGTGCTGGGATGAGTGATATCCAAATTGACCGCATAGTATTCTTCCAGCCCTTGACGTAAAGTTTGAGTGCTATTTTTGTTGGTATATTTCGGTCGAGTTCGCAAAGACATAAGTCGTCAAAATATTATCGATACTATTAGTATCGATAATATCAAATACAAATGTCAACCAGATTTGTGGTTTGCTAGAGATAAAAGTTAATATGAAGTTCTTGTTACATGAGCGAACCCGCTAAAAAGCGTCCTGGAAGACCCCGCAGTGTTGAGTCTCATCAGGCAATTCTCCAAGCGACAATTGATTTACTCATAGAGGTTGGTTTTACTCACATGAGTATTGATGCGATCGCCGCCCGTGCTGGAGTAGGCAAAACCACGATTTACCGACGATATAGTTCCAAAGAAGAGTTGATTGCAGATGCCATTGAAAGTCTCAGACAAGAAGTTGTGATACCTGATACAGGTAGTTTCTGGGGTGATATCGATTCTCTAATCGAGAGTGCTGCACAACTGACACTCAACCCGTTAGGAAAACAGACTGTTGCCATGATTATTAACAGTGCATTAACCAATCCTCAGTTTGCTCAGATGTATTGGACAAAATACCTACAGCCTCGACGGCAAGGGTTTGCGTTCGTGCTAAAACGAGCCAAGGAGAGGGGAGAACTGCAAGCAGATGCCGATTCTGATTTATTCTTCGACACAATCAGCAGTATTATGCTTTATGCGTCAGTCTTTCCACCGAGTGCCGAATCATGGAGTGCTTATGTTCGCCGTCTTCTAAATTTTCAGCTAAGAGATAAGGTGCTTTAAACAGTAAGTGCTTAGAAGAAATGTGTAAAGAAAATCTAAAGGTAGCAAATAGCGATCGCCTAAAAACAGAATAATGCAGCTGAGTTTTGTTCGATGGAGTCTTCATATTTTCTGCAAAATTTCTTTCACCCAAGCTTCTTCCTGGGGCGATCTGACTATTTTTAAAGGTTGTGAATAATCAATTGCCAAGTCAAATCTAGCACGTTCGTAAACTTCATTGAGTAACCTTTGCAAGTCAATTATTGGCTCAGGTTCTCCTTCACGTAAAGGCACAGGAAAAACAGGAATTGGGTGTTTGAAGTCGAAAGTATATAAATCTGCATCAGGTCTGTTGTAGCTGCGACTCACCAAGATACTATAATCTGTGGCGATCGCTCCGAGAACAGGCATTGACTCTCCTTGTCTTAAAAGGTCAATTTCTACCAAGTTGGTTGCAGAAGCCAAAATTTTCTGTCGTTTGCTTTGGTAGGCGGCTCTACCTTCTTTTGAGCGTTTATTTTTCGGGGAAAGTATTTCTACCACAGCAACTACTTCTTTACTTTGAGTTGCTCGCACCTCTAAAAATCGCTCTGTTACTTGTTCTGGTATGGGAACCTTCACTTTACTGGGTTCAGTAAGTTTTGCAGCAGTCAAAGTTGTGCTGATATCTGTAGTGTTACGGTTAGCAACTGCTACATCAGCAATTCCCACAAGTAAGATATCATCTACACTAGTGTAAACTCGTTCTTCTATGGAAACTCGGTATTTCGGCGCAATTTGAGGAGTCAGGTCATCAGCGATCGCTACAATCAAACGATTGTGAACTTGATGCCAAAGTTCAGGCTGTTCCAAATATGGGTTCATTCCAGGAAATGGATTTCCCATTGCGCTTTTCCTTAGTTACTTCTCCTCGCTTGAGACTATTCTATCTGTTTTAATCTTCTGAATTGCCCATTGCGCTTGGATAGACACTTCTTTCTCAATTAGTGTAATTATGTAAAGAAAAACTAAAGGTTGCAAAAAGCGATCGCCTGAAAACAGGATAATGCAACTGAGTCAGCCAATCCACCTAGAACTATGGCATTTACACCCAAAATCCTAGCTTTTGCTGGTAGCACCCGTATAGATTCTTACAACAAAAAATTGGTAAAAATCGCCGCCACTGGTGCCAAGGCAGCAGGCGCAGAAGTGACTTATTTAGATCTACGGGATTTGCCCTTACCTTTGTTTGATGAAGATTTGGAAGCTCAAGAAGGACTACCAGCCAATGCCCGTACATTGAAGGATTTAATGATTTCTCATCAGGGATTTTTGATTGCTTCACCTGAATATAACAGTTCGGTCACGGGAGTTTTGAAAAACGCCATTGATTGGGTATCCCGTCCATCTCCAAATGAAGCTCCCTTGGCTGCTTTTGCAGATAAAGTTGCTACGATTATGAGCGCTTCTCCAGGGGGTCTTGGTGGTTTGCGGGGGTTGGTTCACCTGCGTTCTATTTTGGGAAACATCAAAGTTTTGGTACTTCCCGATCAGGTAGCCATATCCAAAGCTTACGAAGCTTTTAATCCTGATGGCACATTAAAAGATCCCAAACAGCAACAATCTATTGAACATTTAGGCGATCGCTTAACAAAAATATTGCTGAAACTCAATTAAACTCTTCAATTTGAATCGTTCACCAGCTCATAAACGCGATATTCGACCACACCAGATTCCAAGCGTCCCTCACCCACCGCCACAACCCGATTCAGCCAACCGTAACGCGCATCCCCAGTCTCAAAACGCAGCTGGGTCATGAAATAGGTATCGCCATACTCGGTGACGCCCCCGCCAGCAAGGGCAGTGCCTATCTTCTCATTCATCACCACCACCCCATGATACTGAACGTAGATCCGCGCACCATCTTCGGTTTCAAGCAACAAGCGAACATCGAGGTGCCAAACTCCCTCGGCATCGACCAAAATCCAATCGCCGCCGCTCGGAAGGACTTTTCCCCGCAATCGCGCTCCCTCAAAGGTTCCTCCGCCTATATTAAAAATGAGGCGACTCCCGTATGGTCCTGTTCCGCTCTCCAGAGGAGCAGTGATATGGACACGTAAAGTTAAAAGTGGTTCAAGTTTCATAAGGAATTACACTGCGCGAAAAACGCCTAACTACTTATAAATTAATAGTCTGGGATAAAATTGATTTTGGTAACATCCCATGTACCCCTTTTTGGGGACTATTCACAACTTGAGTAATGTGAAAATTCACAGCTAAACTACACAATACATAAGCATCTTCTGGCGACAAATTTGTGAAGCGTTCCAGAAAATCAATCATGTTTTTTAAAGCCAGTTCTAACGCTTCATCTAAGGTTTGAGCAAAACCCATTGTAATAATATCAGTCGGAGTTTCCGCAATTGGTGCTGTCAGTTGTAAATCCTTGCGAAGTTTGAGTGTAATTCTACCGTTCATGGAAGTTTCAATGGCGGTAACATTGACTTCGCCATCACCCTGTGCGGAATGTCCATCACCAATGGAAAATAATGCACCTGGGACAAAAATCGGCAAAAATAAACGAGAACCTGCTTGGAGTTCGCGGTTATCAATATTACCGCCGTAAGAGCCTGGTGGGACGGAAGTTCGAGAGGTTTCTGGAGTAGCAACACCAAGAATTCCAAAAAACGGTTTCAGGGGAATTTTGATCCCAGCACCAGGGGGAAATTCGGCAATATTGTTTGCTAAATCCAGAGGAATGAATCTTAAGGCGGGTTGAGGAAACTGATGTGGTAAAGCTCCCCAACCTGTGCGAATTGCATTAAAGCCTACAGGTAAACGAGGTGCGATCGCCTCTAATTTGACTTCTAAAACATCCCCTGGTTCGGCATCCCGCACGTAAATTGGCCCTGTGAGTAAATGCGGTCCCCCAGCGATTTTGCGCTCTGGTAGAAGATTTTGGCAGATATCGAGAAATTCTGGTGTCAGAAACTCTGGTGGTGCTTTGTCATAAACGTAGTAACCAGTATAAGTTTCTACATCAACTGTATCACCAGAATCAATAGTCAGTGCTGGCTTTAGCAGATGGGAGAAGCCGCCCAAATGCACGGTTTCTGTTGTAGCTTTTAAAATGTAGTGAGCGATCGCTCTACCTCCTTCTAACTCTGGCAACTTCCAATTTCAGGTTTCCTGAGATCAAAATTTTCTTCCACTTCCCCATACAGAAAATAGACCATAGTAGGGCTAATATTGCAACACCCACCCTACAATCAACGACAGCAGATTTCAAGGAAAGTGAAGTACATAAGGATTCGTCTAAAAGCCACGTATAAAGCCTGTTTTACTTCCCAATTCTGTTAGCGCAGCGGGGCGTAGCCCATTCTGACTCCTGAATTCTGCTCTCATACAGCACTGCTTTTATGAGAATGTTCTCATGCTTCCTTAATTAACTTCTCATAAAGTTCTGATTAAACTTACTTTAAGAACAAATTAATTGACACTCAATAATCCTTTTATTTTCATGAGGAGGCAACTTAATAAAAACAGATATCTAAAATTAAATAGAGCATAAAGCTCAGAGATGACAATCAGTCAGAAACATCAGAATCATAACACCATAAATACGCAATTGAATAGATTTTTGCAATATTTTCGGCAATCAAGCCGTTGGCAACCAAAATTACTATTGGCACTATTTTTAACTTCTATATCCAGTGTCATAGTATTTTTACCCGATGGCTTATCTATACAAGGGCGGTTGACTGTATTTGTATTTCTCCTAACCGTAATATTGTGGTCAACGACCTCAATAAATGCTGGTTACATTGCCTTGGTATCGGTACTCATGCTGTTGTTAACTGGCGGCATTTCCCAAGAAGATTTCTTTGAATCCTTGGGTTCGGATGTTGTCTGGTTAATGATAGGCGCGTTTGTTTTGGGAGGTGCAGTTAAGCAAACTGGTTTAGCCACAAGACTAACTCAAGCAGTAGCAGCCAAAGCGCACAACGTCAGCAGCTTATTTTGGTTGCTCACTACAGTCTTAATTCCGCTCTCCTTTTTGATTCCTTCCACCTCTGGACGCGCTGCTGTTACCCATCCGATTTTTCGCAGCGTCGCCAACGCTGTAGAGGAAAAGCGTACCCGTCGCGCTTTGGCGTTGTTGATGCCTTCAATTATATTGGTGTCTACAATTGCTTCCTTAACTGGTGCAGGTTCTCATTTAGTTGCTAAGGATTTATTACAAGAAATTTCCGACAAAGATATATCTTTTAGCCAGTGGTTGCTTTACGGTTTACCCTTTGGAATTGTTGCCAGTTATACGTGCTGCTGGGTAATCATGCGGTTGTTTCTAGACAAAAAATCCTTGCAACAAAAGTTGGATGTTGAATGTTTGCAATCAACACCCCTATCTGTACCAGAACGCAAGACATTATTAATTGTCTTGTTGATGTTGGCGCTGTGGTTAACCGAGAAATGGCATGGTTTAGAAATTGCCACCGTCACCATCATCGGTGCCATGATTCTCACCGCGCCCTATTTTGGGGTGATGAAGTGGAAAGATGCAGTCAAAGATGTTTCTTGGAATCTCATTATTTTCGTAGGTGCAACTCTAGTTTTAGGACGCGCATTAATCAGTTCTGGGGCATCAGAATGGATTATTAATCATGTCTTTGGCTTCAGTGAAATCGACAGCACCAAATCCCACTTTCTCATTCTGGTGCTGCTTACCATCATTAGTTTGACTTCCCACATTTATATGACTTCCCACACAGCAAGAGCAGCCGCTTTAGTCCCTCCCCTGCTGTATCTCGCCAGCAGTCTCGACATAAATCCTGTTGCTGTCTTATTTCTGGGCACCTTAGGTATGGACTATTGCCTAACCTTCCCCGTCAGTTCCAAAGCACTGATGGTTTACCAAGATGCAGAAGAAGATGGCTTTAAACCAACAGATTTACTCAGGCTAAGTTCGGTAATGATTGTTGTTCACTTCGCTTTAGTTCTCGTGTTCTACTACACCTGGTGGCGTTGGGTAGGGCTATCGTTTTGAGTGGGAAGTTAGGAGTTAGGAGTTTGGAGTTTGGAGTTTGGAGTTTGGAGTTTGTCTCCCCATCTCCCTCATCTTCCTCATCCCCCTCATCTCCCCCACTCCCCAATTTAATGACAAAAAAAGCGGCTAGATAGCCGCAGGAAATTAATAATGACACTAAACATTTTAATCGCTCCCTCTGGATTTAAAGAAAGTCTTGATGCAGAACAAGTAGCTGATTGCATAGCTACTGGTATCACTAGAGTTTTACCAGATGTAAATATCTGTAAAGCACCCCTAGTAGATGGTGGTGAAGGCTTTACTAAAACTCTGGTAGCAGCCACAGGCGGTACTTTACATCACCTGGAAGTAACCGGCCCTGTTGGAAAAAAAGTACAATCTCATTTCGGCTTCCTTGGTGGAACTACGAAAAAAACTGCCGTGTTAGAAATGGCGGCTGCGGCGGGGTTGCGTCTCGTACCCTCCGATATGCGAAATCCCATGATGACAACAACCTACGGGGTTGGGGAGTTAATTAAGGCTGCCTTAGATGCTGGTGCAGAGCGCATTTTAGTAGGCTGTGGTGATTCTGGGACTAATGATGGCGGTGCTGGAATGGCGCAAGCTTTGGGTGTGAAGTTGTTGGATGAGAACGGTAAGGAATTGGGTTTGGGTTGTGGCGAATTAATTAAACTCAAAGGCATTGATTTATCTGGGCGAGATTCCCGTTTAAATCAAGTCCAAATTGATGTTGCTTGTAACTGGCATAATGTCCTGTGTGGTGACAAGGGTGTGGCTAGAGTTTTCGGCCCTCAAAAAGGTGCATCCCCAGCAACAGTGGAAGCAATGGCTTCTACACTTGAACACTACGCCGGAGTCATCAAGGCAGATTTAAATATTGACGTGCGCCAAATGCCTGGTGGCGGTGCTTCTGGTGGTTTGGGTACAGGTTTACACGCCTTAATTGGGGCTAAATTACACTCGCGCTACGATATCGTCATGCAGTATTTGGACTTAGATAATCTGATTCCCAAAGCTGATTTAGTGATTACGGCGGAAGGCTGCATTGATTTTCAAACCCCACGCGGTAAAATTCCGGCTGAAGTAGCCAAGCGTGCCAAGCGTTATAACTTACCAGTGATTGCACTTGTCGGTACCATTGGCAAAGGTGCGGAAATAAATTTCCAGCAAGGTATCGATTACTTCAATAGTATTTTGACTCATCCTTGTCAACTAAGTGAGGCGATTTCTCAAACCTCAACTTTGTTAACAAATGCTGCTGAACAGGTAGCGCGGTTGTTGTTGGTGGGTAGGCAAATTAGAAGCTTTAAGTCTCACACCAACACACCATACAAGAAGCAAGCGACAAGATTCAAAACGAAAGATAGTCATTCCTTTAGGGAAGCAAGCTACAGACGTTGATTTATTGCTTGTGGTAATTAAGTTTTTCCCCAAAAATCGTTATGTTAAAGATATTTTGGGGATTTTCTCTTGCAAAATTGTCTTAGGGACTTCCAAATAAAAAATATCTAACTATTTCTGGGAAATCCCTTATCAGCAAGGCATTGAGGTTTACTGATTTATTGAACAGCGATCGCCCTAACTTATCCACTAAGCATTAAAATTTTAGAGTAGTGCGAATAGTGCCAATAAAAACACTGTCGTTATTGGCGTTATGTTCAGGGTTAGTAATCACAAATAACCCAGGCGTAATCGAAATATTATCTGTCACTTGAAACCGATAAAAACCTTCTATGTGTAAAGAGGTATCTCTATCCGCAATTAAACTACTACTGGTAACTTTTGGTGGCATTCCCAAAACTAAACCAGCTAAATTACCCTTATTTCCCAAATCAGGAAACGCTAAACTAACAGCATAATTCAAAATCTCGGCATCATCATTCGTGACTCCTGACTCGGCTTTTGTATAACCAATCCAACCAGAGATCACAAATTTTGGATTGATTCGCCAGCTAGTTTCTAACCCAAATGAATTTGCTGTAGTCGCAACATTTCCAAAAGGACTACGGGCGGTTAAACTACCTGTACTTCCTGTCAAATTAACTCCAGTTTCGCCAATTCCTGCATAATAACCATGAACATAAGTAAAAGTAATACCCAAATTATCAGCTGGTTGAAAATACAAGTGCCCAAGTGCAGCAAAGTTACCATTAAATAAGCCATTATTTTCCGTCGGAACAGCTGCATCATTAGCCATATAAGCAATAGCAAGCTGAGTTTTTTGATTTAATTGATAGTTAATTCCTAACCCCGTTCCGTCCATACTCCGTAAAATCGGATTATACCTACCAAAACGAGAAACTGCACCTCTACCACTACTCGATAAAGGGTTTATTGGTTCAGCAAAATCATTTAATTCCATTTCCGCGATCGCAATTGTTGTTTTTAACTTCTCACCAATAGGAAATGAATAATATACTTCATCTAAACCGATATCATTACCAGTGTCTTCATCAAAACCTAAACGAGTCATTATTGTTCCGGTAATGCTCTCATCAAATTCTGGAATATTTCCTGATTCTAAGCGGAGATTTAATTCATCTTTTCCGGTGAAGCTTGTCACAAAATTTAAACGTACACGCTGAGCAAATATGAGATTATTATCCAATTTTGAATTGTTCTCTCGATTATCATCACTATCGGCAGTGTTTTCGCCAAAAATACTAGCAGCAGTCAAAATCGCTTCAGCTTCCAATTTTGTTGTCGGAGAAAATTGATTTGCTTCTAGCTGAGACGTTCTACTTTCTAAAGTATCCATCCGGCTGCGTAATTTTGCTAATTCTGAAGAAAATTCTACTTGCAGTTTTTGGATTAAATCTAAATCTTTTTTAGTTGTAAAACTACTGTTGCTTGTGGCAATTAATTCTTGCACTTTTGTTAAACAAGCATTTAAACTAGCTGCAAATTCATAACGTGTCATTGCACGTTCACCGCGATAATTTCCGTTCGGATACCCAGCAATACAACCATATCTTTCAATGAGTGATTGTAAAGCCTGAAAAGCCCAGTCTGTAGATTTTACGTCAGATAGTTGAGAAACAGATGTTAATTGTGATGTGTCTGTTAGAGAAGGCTGTTGCTGATTTTCTAGAGCGAAAATTGGTGTACTAATACAGGTTGTGGCAATGCTAAAGCTGGATGTTAAGATGAAGAGCTTACAGATCCTATTCATTTTTACTGCAACAAAAAACTACACAAATCCAAGTGATTTGCATACCAAATTACCATAATATTGCATAATCAATCATGAGAAAATTCTCATCATTTCTTGGTTTTAAATTCATTTTTGTATGAACTTATTTTTGGAATATTTTTAATATCTAAATATCCCAAAACCAGCAGTTAAATGAGGTAAGTTAAATCAGTAAAACAACACAAAAAAGAAAAAATATTTTAGATTCTTCAACAAAAAATAGTCAAACTTTACAAGGAAATATACACACCGACTAAAAAAGTAGCGTCTAAATTTTCTGTTAATAAAACGTGAGTTTTATGGCTCATATCCTAAACTCAATCAAGAGACCTCTAACAGGTTTTACTACCCAAAACTGTCCCTTTGCGACTCCCAGAGGGACAGACTTGAACTTTAGTAAGACACCAATAGCTGTGCGCCCCTACAAATGTACAAACAATTTGGGATAATTTATTTTCTGGAAGTCCCTAAGTAATTATCCGAATTTGACATTACTACAAAAAGAGAAGTCAGGGCTGCTGATACCAGCTCTGACTTCCCACACTCTACAATGATTATTATTCCTAATCACTGAGGATTTTATTTTTTAGAATTCCTTATATCCGCGAAAGTGTACTAATTTTGTTGGCGTATTCTTTGCCACACAGTAAAGCCCAAAAGAATAATAATGCTACTGGCGGTAGTTAACATTACAGCCAAACTCATACCTTGTATTCTCATGGCTAGTAAGTTGCAAACCAAGGTAATTCCCCACAACGTAAACGCTGCATGGCGTTGGGAGAATCCCCAAGCCAGCAAGCGGTGGTGCAGGTGGTCTTTGCCAGGAGTACTTAGAGGGTTATTTCCTGCTAATAGCCGTCGCACAAATACTTGAGTAGTATCTAGCACTGGCAATAACAGAAATAAAACTGTGGGTATGAGGGCATAGATTGTGTTTTGTTGTAGTTTGCCTAAAATACTAGTTGCTGCCAAGACATAACCGAAAAAGTATGCTCCAGCATCACCCATAATAATTCGTGATGGATGGAAGTTGTGGCGCAAAAAGCCCAGTGCCGCACCTCCTAAGGCTGCCAAAACTAAAGTTGCCGCTGCACGGTTGTTAAATTGGGCTGAAACGCCTAATAAACTCATGGCGGTAATAAAGCTGATTCCTCCCGCCAAACCATCCATACCATCCATCAAATTGATGGCGTTGGTAATCCCTACTACCCATAGTACCGTCAGGCACATGGAGAGAAGCGAGTCGATGGGAGTGCCAAATGTAACTTGCACACTGATACCGTTAGCTACCAGCAACAGTGCTGTGACAATTTGTGCCCACAAACGAACGGAGGGCGGTAAACCGAACTGATCGTCAATAAAGCCCACAAGGACTAATATTGAAGCCCCCAAGAGAATAGTTAGTACCTGGGCTAATACATTTTGGAGTTCGATCGGTCGTAAAAGACTAGCTAATACCAGCGCGGCAATTACACCCGCGTAGATAGCTAGCCCACCTGCATTGGGCAAAGGTTCTCGGTTAAGCCGCCGTGCGTTGGGTTGGTCTGCCCAACCTACCCGCAAGGCGAATTTGCGTACTGTCGGAATTAAACGCCAGGTTACAAGCCAAGCTAAGAGGAACGTAAATACTACTGCCAACCAGCCGGTGCCGCTAGGGTCGGCAATACCAAGGGACTTAAGGGAGTTGTCTAGGTTCATCTCCCAATTCAAGCATTACTGCCAGTATCTAATATGAGCATCACCTGTATATTAATCAATTTTTCATTTCCATTTGTAACTTGACTTGCTGGAGACATTAGCACTCTTGCTCTGTGAGTGCTAAATTGTCTAATGGAAGCGCTTGAGAAATAAAACATGGCGAAAATTATTGCATTTGACGAGGAATCGCGGCGAGCTCTAGAAAGGGGTGTTAACGCCCTTGCCGATGCCGTAAAAATCACCTTGGGACCCAAAGGTCGCAATGTCCTTTTAGAGAAAAAATTTGGCGCACCTCAAAT
It encodes the following:
- a CDS encoding 2-dehydropantoate 2-reductase, which codes for MKICIVGAGAIGGYLGAKLALAGETVTLIARGSHLEAIKKDGLKLVMADGSSQVAHPALATSDIQEAGAQDVVILTVKAHSVPAIAPSLSALYNPHTTVITAQNGIPWWYFRHHGGEYEGTRIQSVDPEGIVEAGIGVDRAIGCVVYPATEIIEPGVIKHIEGDRFTLGEIDGSKSDRIQLLAQTLKQAGFKAPIRNQIRTEIWIKLWGNVAFNPISALTGATLEDICRYPLTRELARQMMTEAQAIAENLGIKFGITLEQRINGAENVGAHKTSMLQDIEAGRPTEIDAIVGAVAELGKLTQIPTPHIDAIYASVKLLEATKQRSLFDER
- a CDS encoding TetR/AcrR family transcriptional regulator; this encodes MSEPAKKRPGRPRSVESHQAILQATIDLLIEVGFTHMSIDAIAARAGVGKTTIYRRYSSKEELIADAIESLRQEVVIPDTGSFWGDIDSLIESAAQLTLNPLGKQTVAMIINSALTNPQFAQMYWTKYLQPRRQGFAFVLKRAKERGELQADADSDLFFDTISSIMLYASVFPPSAESWSAYVRRLLNFQLRDKVL
- a CDS encoding DUF4058 family protein, whose protein sequence is MGNPFPGMNPYLEQPELWHQVHNRLIVAIADDLTPQIAPKYRVSIEERVYTSVDDILLVGIADVAVANRNTTDISTTLTAAKLTEPSKVKVPIPEQVTERFLEVRATQSKEVVAVVEILSPKNKRSKEGRAAYQSKRQKILASATNLVEIDLLRQGESMPVLGAIATDYSILVSRSYNRPDADLYTFDFKHPIPVFPVPLREGEPEPIIDLQRLLNEVYERARFDLAIDYSQPLKIVRSPQEEAWVKEILQKI
- a CDS encoding NADPH-dependent FMN reductase, which gives rise to MAFTPKILAFAGSTRIDSYNKKLVKIAATGAKAAGAEVTYLDLRDLPLPLFDEDLEAQEGLPANARTLKDLMISHQGFLIASPEYNSSVTGVLKNAIDWVSRPSPNEAPLAAFADKVATIMSASPGGLGGLRGLVHLRSILGNIKVLVLPDQVAISKAYEAFNPDGTLKDPKQQQSIEHLGDRLTKILLKLN
- a CDS encoding DUF3237 domain-containing protein, translated to MKLEPLLTLRVHITAPLESGTGPYGSRLIFNIGGGTFEGARLRGKVLPSGGDWILVDAEGVWHLDVRLLLETEDGARIYVQYHGVVVMNEKIGTALAGGGVTEYGDTYFMTQLRFETGDARYGWLNRVVAVGEGRLESGVVEYRVYELVNDSN
- a CDS encoding acetamidase/formamidase family protein, producing the protein MAHYILKATTETVHLGGFSHLLKPALTIDSGDTVDVETYTGYYVYDKAPPEFLTPEFLDICQNLLPERKIAGGPHLLTGPIYVRDAEPGDVLEVKLEAIAPRLPVGFNAIRTGWGALPHQFPQPALRFIPLDLANNIAEFPPGAGIKIPLKPFFGILGVATPETSRTSVPPGSYGGNIDNRELQAGSRLFLPIFVPGALFSIGDGHSAQGDGEVNVTAIETSMNGRITLKLRKDLQLTAPIAETPTDIITMGFAQTLDEALELALKNMIDFLERFTNLSPEDAYVLCSLAVNFHITQVVNSPQKGVHGMLPKSILSQTINL
- a CDS encoding SLC13 family permease, whose protein sequence is MTISQKHQNHNTINTQLNRFLQYFRQSSRWQPKLLLALFLTSISSVIVFLPDGLSIQGRLTVFVFLLTVILWSTTSINAGYIALVSVLMLLLTGGISQEDFFESLGSDVVWLMIGAFVLGGAVKQTGLATRLTQAVAAKAHNVSSLFWLLTTVLIPLSFLIPSTSGRAAVTHPIFRSVANAVEEKRTRRALALLMPSIILVSTIASLTGAGSHLVAKDLLQEISDKDISFSQWLLYGLPFGIVASYTCCWVIMRLFLDKKSLQQKLDVECLQSTPLSVPERKTLLIVLLMLALWLTEKWHGLEIATVTIIGAMILTAPYFGVMKWKDAVKDVSWNLIIFVGATLVLGRALISSGASEWIINHVFGFSEIDSTKSHFLILVLLTIISLTSHIYMTSHTARAAALVPPLLYLASSLDINPVAVLFLGTLGMDYCLTFPVSSKALMVYQDAEEDGFKPTDLLRLSSVMIVVHFALVLVFYYTWWRWVGLSF
- a CDS encoding glycerate kinase family protein; the encoded protein is MTLNILIAPSGFKESLDAEQVADCIATGITRVLPDVNICKAPLVDGGEGFTKTLVAATGGTLHHLEVTGPVGKKVQSHFGFLGGTTKKTAVLEMAAAAGLRLVPSDMRNPMMTTTYGVGELIKAALDAGAERILVGCGDSGTNDGGAGMAQALGVKLLDENGKELGLGCGELIKLKGIDLSGRDSRLNQVQIDVACNWHNVLCGDKGVARVFGPQKGASPATVEAMASTLEHYAGVIKADLNIDVRQMPGGGASGGLGTGLHALIGAKLHSRYDIVMQYLDLDNLIPKADLVITAEGCIDFQTPRGKIPAEVAKRAKRYNLPVIALVGTIGKGAEINFQQGIDYFNSILTHPCQLSEAISQTSTLLTNAAEQVARLLLVGRQIRSFKSHTNTPYKKQATRFKTKDSHSFREASYRR